The genomic DNA ACACAACTCCTTACTTTGCCTCAGTGTAAGAACTATAACATTTtgcaaatattattattttgccaTTTAAACATCCAAGCACGAataatcaaatatgtttttatgtccTACTTTCAGTGCTGCTGCCTGTAACGTTGCTATGAAGCTACTCAGTCCCAAATTGGACAGACTCAGCTATCGCTTCAGCAGAACTCTCTATCTTGATTCCTACCACGGTAAAAGCATCATAAGATCATTTATCATCAAAGATTTTGGATCAAAATATGTGGTTTGACGGTTCTTGTTTTTTGCCCTGCAGATGCCTGGATGGCGGGTGCTGCTGCCACCGCCTTCTATATTAATGATGTTGCAACTGTTTTGCCAAGAGCCATTGTGCTCAAAGCTCGCAACCTATCTGGCAGGAACTTTTGCTGATGTTGTTGAGGTAATCATGTCTTACATAGCTAGCTAACACAATGAAAGGCTATTGTATATCTGGCATGTGCCTTACATTCTTCTACACCTTTTGCAGAATGCACTGTGTCAAATCATAATAGCAAAAAGGACATTTAGCTAGCCATTGGAGTTAATGTCCACATCTCAGGCTGCTTACCAATGCCAAGCAATAATCATAATGTTATCTTAACATTAGATATGATTTCAAATTCACCTTCAATAAATGCCACAAGCTTATGGCTATATAAACCTTTATCataataattttaaaagtaCTTActtgtttttccattttccagGTTGGAGTGAGAACTGAGGGAATACAGGAGGCCATTCTGAAAGTCCAAGAGGGTCCAGATAATGCTGACAGGCTGACCAAGATGAAACAAGTTATGAAGGCTGTAAGTATAAGGCATCACTCTGATGCTGAAAAGATttgtaatctttaaaaaaatgtggtcAAAGCACTCTTTATTTATAGAAGTTTAATGCAGGTTTCCGATTGCTTTTCTTCTTCGCACAGCTTTCTCAGTGGAGTGCTCAACCTTCCAGCCAGCCCCTGGCCTCTGCATATATGAAGTTCTTCGGACAGGAAGTTGCATTTGCCAACATTGACAAAACCCTTATTAACCATATTCTTCAGGTACACCCATGTCATTTTCTACTCTAGTATAAGTGACTgctaataaatacatgtattataaaCTAAATATCTGATGTCTTATAAGATATTTTGTACTTACAGCTTGCCTCTGGACCAGCAATTCGCACTCTTGGCCAGGAGCTTTAGATGCTGTGCTGACTGGTTTCAAAAGCCATTACTCTAATCCATTCTTGATGGCTGAGGTTCGTCGCATCCTTCCCACCACCGTTGGTCTGCCCATGGAGCTCAGTTTCTATACTGCTGCTGTGGTTGCTGCATCTCTTGAATGCAAGTTGCACTTGTGTAGCTTAAATGTTGCTGACAAAAGGATTTATACCAATGCTAATAATGTGTTTTCACAGTGTCTGCAAGTGTAACACCACCTCTGTCTGCCGACACACGTGTTGCCCAGCTTCTGAAGTCTGAGATAAGCATTAAGGCTGCCATTAACCCCAGGTAATACAGGTGTAGCTTACTTGACAATTAATAAGTTTCTTCTCATCAGAAATGTATTCGGGGAGATCACCCTTAAAATTGATATGTTttgtcctttgcagtgtttccatGCATACCTACGCAGTTATGGGAGTGAATACTGCTCTCATCCAGGCTTCTCTGATGTTAAGAGCCAGAGTTCACGCAACTGCGCCTGCAAAGTTAGAAGCAAGAATTGACATTATGAAGGGAAACTTCAAGCTTCAGATCCTTCCTATTACGGGTGTCACAAAGATCGTATCTGCACTGTATGTACTTGCCAACAAGTAACATGTATCACCTATTTTGTTTGAAATTATGTTGTTCTttaattctttttctttttccaacagTGTTGATACTTTTGCTGTTGCAAGAAATGTAGAAAACCTCTCAAATGCCAAATACACACCAATAATCCCAGCTGCACTGGAATCACAGGCGTTAAGGGAGACCATCACCTCAAAGTTTTCAAGGATGGCATCCTCTCTGTCTAATAGCATGGTGAGTTTGATTCACTGACCACTTTTTCCAACATTAGCATTTACCCTTTTCTAAATTAATGTTGTGATCTGTTGTTTTACAGTCAGCATCATCTGAAATCATTCCCGCTGGCCAGTCAAGTAACAATTCCAGCGAACTGAGACGTCCCTCAGACCTCAAGAAGAAAATATGTTCAGAAAGCAAAGCTTTTGGTATCAAGACATGCACTGAGCTTAAGTCTAGCAACATCGCTTTCATCAGAAACTGCACACTCTACCACATGATTGGAAAACATTCCATCATGATTGATGTTTCACCAGGCAAGTTAATGGATGATGTTGCGGCTTCCTTTTAACTGCCTTTCAAAAGCCACGTCAGATGCCTTGTAGAAATTAGACGGCATTAAATTACTTCTATAAGTACCTTTGTAATATGCTAAAAAGTAACATATCTTTTAATCTCTTTGGTTGCAGCTGATGGGCCAGCTATCGAGAATATTCAAATTGAGCTTCAGGTTGGAGAAAAGGCAGCAGATAAGATCATCAAAGTGATTACCATGAGTGAGGAAGAACGTCTTGACGACAAGAGCGTGCTGATGAAACTAAAGAAAATCCTGGTATCTGGTCCGAGGAACACCACATCATCTTCAtccagctccagcagctctCATTCTCTCAGCTCTGGCTCCAGCAGCTCTTCTTCTAGATCATCCTCATCCaagtcctcctccagctcctcctccagctcctcctctcaccGTAATAGCAAGCAGGTCAATGCTAACACTTCAAGCAGTTCTTCAAGCAGTTCTTCAAGCAGTTCTTCAAGCAGCCGTTCATCTCAATTAACCAGCAGCAAATCTTCCAACTCCAGCTcatccagctccagctccagctcatCCAGCTCCAGGGTAAGTCAGCTATAACTGAACATATTGTTTAAAAACTGTAGAATCCAAAATGTACGAATTAATCTACTATTTTTTCTATTGCAGCAACAACTCTCTGAAATGAAGTTCATCAAGAACCACATCAAGCAGGTAATCATATAGTTGATGAGACAACCACAGTGTGTATGACATGTTTAAGCAGGCTAAATGTATGGTTTCTATGTTTGCAGAATAATCGCTCCAAAGAACGTTCCACCAGCAGTCGCAGTCGCCAAAGTTTCGAGAAAATCTACAATAAGGTCAGTCATCAGACCAAGACATTTACAAACTGTTGTATTTGAAATTTAAACTTTCATTAATATCAATCTCTGGTTTTCACTAAAGACCAAGTACCTCTCTGATACCGTCGCTCCTGCTGTGACCATTCTCATACGTGCTCTGAGAGTCGACCGCAAGGTCCAGGGATACCAGATTGCAGCTTACGTTAACACAACTGATGCCAGAGTGCAGGTCATTTTTGCCAACCTGGAAGAGAATGACAACTGGAGAATCTGTGCCGATGGTGTGATTCTGAGCGATCACAAAgcgatggtaaaaaaaaaagatttgatgaAAGTTGTTAGAAATTTGTCTGACGCTTGAGATTTTAATTCTAATTTTAATTTCTCTTAGGCTAAGATTGCCTGGGGCATTGAGTGCAAAGAATACGATACTGAGATCACAGCTGAGACTGGTCTTGTGAGTAAAGATCCTGCAATCCGCCTGAAGCTTACCTGGGACAGACTTCCAAAGAGCATGATGCGCATTGCAAAAGAGTAATGTGCCAAACTTATGCTGATTGCAACATTTGTCTACATTACCTTTTTGGCATGATTTCGTTTTTATATTCAGCACacctttttgaaataaaaaaaaaccctaaacacaatgttttttgcATTCCTAGGATCTCTAAGTACATTTCCCGCATCACAAAGTCATTGGGAGTAAGCCTGTCAAAGGCCAAAAATATTCCTAGGCAGATCCAACTGTCTGTGGCTGCTGCTTCTGATACAACCCTGAATATTGTTCTGAAGACACCAAAGGTGCAGTTTTATTGCCCATTATTTACACACAGAAAATGTCTGCATAATACTTTGTCTTACCGTTTGCATATACActcatccttttgttttttcaatattACAGAGGACAATGTTTAAACTTGGCGTGAGTATCCCTGTTTCTTTGCCATTTGGAGACACTGCCACTGAGCTGGAACCGTACAGGGACAACTTGGCCGACCAGATCTCCTACATGCTCACCAAGGCTAATTCAGGTGAAAACATTTCAAGGAACAGGTTTTACTAAATGGTCAGGCGGATTAGTAAATAGTTAACttactgatttttatttttctcccacTTCAGCTGTGTGCTCCATGGTCAAAGACAAGCTGACCACATTCAACAACAATGAATTAAGGGTTGAGGTGCCCCAGTCTTGCTTCCAGGTGTTGGCTCAGGATTGCACCGAACAACTTAAATTTATTGTTATGCTGAAGAGGGATGAAGTAAAGAAACAGAACCAGATCCATGTCGAGATTGAAAACCTGTAAGAACAATACATTTATAACAATAGTATTTATAAGTAAATTGTAGGAACTGTCCtcgaaagaaatacaaaaaaatctaGAAATGAATcttaatacatgtattttaattgtgttttccaACAGTGTAGTGGAGTTGTATCCCCAGAATAATGCTATCATAGTCAGGCTCAACAGTCTAGTAATCCCATACAGAAACCTGCCATATCTCCATCCCCAAGGTTTTTTTATTCTACTAATTCAAATTTAACTTTCATGCTCAAATTTTTCAATATTTTGAAGATAACAAATAACATAATTgtgtattttcattcattttaggCAAGATTAGCATTCAAAAGCTTGGTGACGGTATCGCTCTCTTTGCTCCCTGTTATGGTCTCCAGGAGGTCTACATTGATCTGAAAACACTGAGGGTAATACAATAAATCCAAATACTATCTTTTAGATTATTTAGATTTATTAATCTCCTTCCGGGAAATAGAGCAAACGCTGAACTGTTTGAGGTTTTTGCAGGTTAGTGTTGTGGACTGGATGAGAGGAAAAATTTGTGGACTCTGTGGAAAGGCTGATGGCGAAATCAGACAGGAGTTCCAAACACCCAACACACGCCTGGTCGATAACGCCGTCAGCTTCGCTCATTCCTGGGTTCTGCCTGGAACGAGCTGCCGTGATGCCTCTGGTAATACAATAGCTGCTTCATCTTTTGCTATAAGAATATCATTTTCAATCCAGAATGGCAAAATGCATCATATCAAGAAACTAATAAAAGACTGCTGCAGTaggtaaatatatgtataattacaCTGCCTACCTTCACTTTTCACCCTTTTTTTAGAGTGTTACATGAGGCTTGAATCTGTGAAGCTGGAGAGGCAGGTGATCGTTTATGGCCAAAAGTCTAAATGCTTCTCTGTTGAACCTGTGCTGCGCTGCTTGCCCGGCTGCGTGCCAGTGAGGACCACCGCCGTCAATGTTGGCTACCACTGCCTGCCCGCTGGTGAGTCTCAAAACATCACAGCCGGTTCACAAAACTGAATTTTCCAATACCTTATTATCTTAAGCAGTGCCTAATCGCTTTACTCCCTCCATTTATTCAGATTCTAACCTGAACCGCAGACAACTAAGCAGCATCTTTGAGAAGAGCATTGACCTCAGAGAAACAGCCGACGCCCATCTGGCTTGTCGCTGTACCCCTCAATGCGCTTAATCTCACTGGCTTCAGTCAATTTATGTTGTACCTTTAGTTTCATCAAAGTATTTGTGATTACCTTGTTGAACTGTACATTTAACTGCTTGCTTGCGTATTATTTACATTGGCAGTTACTAAATGTTAATAaagcaaattgaaaaaaaaaaaatcatttatactaagaggttgttttttttattcatgttgaaATGAAACATAGGTCAAACAAATGAATAAGAAATAACCAAAACCAACAGGTTGAGCCATTCAAGCTTGTCAATACTACCCTAAATGTGTCTTTCCAGCATAttgttcctcttcttccacaATCTCTCCATTGACAAACTTTTTGAAATTTAACATTTTTGGTGGCAAAAAGTGCAAACCTCTAAACTGTAATGTTATGAAGAATATGGCTTTATAAGATGATAAATCCCCCCCAAATAACCAGCCCCTTTCTTTCCCCATGTACTTTGAATGTCTCGGTAGTCTACCTCTGCTACAGTGCTGTTCATGTTACAGTGGTCTCCTGCGGTGTTCCACAAGGGTCGGTCCTCGGTcccatcctcttcattatttacatgctccccctcagtcgtgtcatcagcaaacataGGATGTCCTTCCACTGTTATACTGACGACACATAGCTTTACATCAAAACTACCCCAAACCCCACTGCAGCCATGTCATGTTTCACCGCCTGTCTTGGGGAGATAAAGGCatggatgagcaacaactttctccagtTAGACAGTAGCAAACCTAAGTcctccttgttggcactccacaccaggttcagtcatcTTCCATAACTCATCTCACCTTTGACAATCAAGTCATACCCTTTTCCTtcacagtcactaatctgggaTTTAGGTTTGACCCTCACCTGGCCTTCAATGACCATATAAAATacctgtgcaaaacctccttatatcatctcaaaaacatttcaaaactcCGCCCCACTTTAACCATGttagatgcagagaagcttgtccacgcctttatctcctctagactggagtACTGTAATTCCCTCTTCACTGGaatcactggcaagaacatccagaaactgcaATTGCATTCAAAACAGCGTTGCCTGGATTCTGATgagtccggaaatatgagcacataacacccattctccactggctccctgtctcattCCGGATTGACTATAAAGTCCTActactcacccataaatgcagaAATGGAAATGCACCTCTGTATcaacaagaactcattactccacAAACCTCCACCCGCATCCTCAGATCCACAAACAGCTCGCTCCTctgggtccccaacaccaagctccgcaccatgGGCGACCAGGCCTTTTGCTCGGCAGCGCCGCgtttatggaacagtctccctgacgaCGTGAGgccaacacagacactggactctatTAAGATTGGCCTAAAACTAGCCTTTTTATTCCAGTCACCATTATATCACTACATCTTTGGATTGGCTGGATATCACGCTAGTAGTAGGCAATATAAAGGTGATTTTCAATATGCCACTAAACACTATACTCCTCTGTATCTCAGTGGTAAATAATGTACTATTTACTCCACTACACCTCGGTGGTTAATAATGTTATTTGTACTCCACTCCATCTCAGGAGGTACATAATGTCGTGAACTGACACTACGTACATACAATGAATGTTGCACACGGAAGGATGACAGTTGCTATTCAGTATTTCAGATGCTTGTATTGCCTGTGAACACACCAAGACAGTCTATTAACAACTGCGTCACAACTTAACTGTCTGTGTGCCGCTGGTCTAACTTGCTTGCTTTTAGACAAGAATTACATTAATTTTGAACAGACAACCTGAAACTATACatgctcactcactcacacacacacacacacacacaactgtttacATCTGTCACTGGACACAACATGTATGGAATATTACATGGGACAATGCAATGCCAGGTTACTGATGCTACAATGGCGCTAAAACGCTAGCTCGCGATTAGCATCATTTAGCTAATTGCGCTAGCCTTAGTTAGCCGTCTTCTCTTTCAGTCCTAAACACTTAGCTAATAACTATCACAACATAGCACTGCAAAAGCAAGCGAAACATGAATCTATATGGCGCGTGTGTACTTCTCtcacctgtgaacacaccaagACAGTCTATTAACAACTGCGTCACAACTTAACTGTCTGTGTGCCGCTGGTCTAACTTGCTTGCTTTTAGACAAGAATTACCGCGCCAGTCATGCTAAAACCCGCTACTGCCACCTGTTTGGCGAACATGAGCATCGCCCTGCAGCTGCAGTTGGGTGAAACAGGTTAGTTCTAAATTGGAACACAAAGCGTTTTTTAAGTTATAATAACCATAAAATAAGGATGGCATGGGCAAGGTActaacacaatataaaacaacaattctGACAACAATGTTATCCCTTAACATATCCAGGGTGCCACATGAACATACGGGAACCTCACTCAACAGTGaatctgcctctcctctcctcattgAAACATGTAAATAACATGGTCTTTTCTCGCATCCAACCGAGTGGCTAATTGCTGTAATTAGATATGGTTTTAGAGGCTGATTGAAATACAAAGCATGTAATAGTGTTTTGAAATACAGAGTGAGTTTCTTTTGTATAAAAACTGGAGTCAAGTTGCACAGattgatttaaattaaaataatatttaatccTACTGTTTTGTGTACAGAAGTTAAAAGATAACATTTCGTTTTATATACACTACGATCAAGAATTTACTTACAGTAAATCACTGACAAGTAATTAGTGGATGAAAAGTTATTTAGATCATTCACTGCAGTAAAAAGTAGTAATACGATACTAATGGAATTATCCAAttagtaaaagtcctgcattccaAACCTTATTAAGTATGttattatcagctaaatgtactttAAGGACTTTAACGTTGTCACGACCGAACAAAGAtcagaacccaaatgcacgactcaaaAGCAAGGTAAcaaaaaatctcagttttaattaactggaaaacCAACCAACAGAAAATCTTCATGAAAAAAAGTAACTTAAAATCGTGACCTGGAGACTGAGGAAACCCATGGACATGGCTGGTACTCTAGGGAACAAGaaacaagacgaactggcacaggacaaagggagacgcagacaatatatacacagggtgagggcacagatggaaacaatcaggagcgaggaagacaatcagaccagaggagaaacacacaggggaaggaacaagttgcctgaaacaagaggagagttgatcttcaaaataaaacaggaaatcactagacaacatggacacaagacacaaaacctTTTCTGGACATGACAAACGTAATACTACCCGTGCAGTAAAATGTTCCCTGTCAGTGTCTTACTATGATATctgatgttttaggatacataTTATTACTGCATGTATGCTGCATGTTTTTAACTCCGTTACATACTATTCAGTTTAATCTACAGCAgtgcatcatattctataagatcaTTGTATGTTTCTAGTGTCGATACAGTtattatttacctctgagatatAGTGAAGTAAAACATACATTATTtatctctgagatgtagtagagTAAAAAGAACATTATTTACCACTGAGATATGCAAAAGGAGTGTTTAGTGGCGGTTTAAAATCCATCAATCTATTCTAGTCGTCGGCAGTGATATCCATCATATCCTGCAGTCAGAAATTTTAAGGAAAACTGAGCAAGCACTTGATCCGCTGCAGTTTGCTTATAGGCCACACAGAGGAGTAGAGGATGCCGCAgtcactttgtttaatttaatttttaaacatCTGCAGGGAAATGGATCTCATGTTAGACTTTTATTTGTTGATTTCTCCTCTGCTTTTAACTCAATCCAACCCCATATTTTAACCAGTAGGCTTTTAGAACAATTAAGTCATAGTCTAGTAGGTTGGATTCTTGACTTTTTAACTAAGAGTATGATACAGAGTATGTATGATAATAGGACCATTTTAAAGTATGCAGATGATTCTGTTATTGTCAGTCGGCTCCAGGACAATGAGACCAGCCACGGTCCGGTCATCCACGACTTTGTGAAGTGGTGTGAGGAGTCATATCTTCAATTAAACATATCAAAAACCAAAGATATGATCATTGATTTTAGAagacatgcccacacacatgaagtaaTATGCATTAAGGGTCAGACTGTGGAATGTGTACAATCTTATAAATATCTTGGACAATTATCGACTCCAACTGAACTTCGAGAGCAAACAGTGAAGTCGTGTGCAAGACGGGGCACcagcgtttgttttgtttaaggaAACTGTCCCACTTCCACATCAACAAAATCACGATGACCTTATTTTATCGGGCTTTTATTGAAtcaatttgatctttttctttggtgtcatgGTTTGGAAACCTGTCTTTAAGGAACATAAACTCTCTGCATCAAATGGTCCAGCAAGCTGATTGATTGACTGGATCCGCACACTTACTGTCAACAAGAAAAAGGGTGAACGTCTTGCGAGCAGAAGAGCAGCAATAGAGGTCGTCGCACCAGCGACGCCGCTCACCCTCAAAGCATGTGTTTTCTCCTCGTGGACTTCACGCGCATGTTTGAGTTGCATGCGCGGTACTTCTATACAGTGCCgtaacacatgaggcccccctgcagaataaccctgagagcccccccccccccccccccccccccctcccccccatatgtaagggataatgtattgtccggcggtcattatccaaagataaacaaacaggaacccaagcttttcttttgagggaaatttattcaatcagaaaaaacagctcaaacagagaacaaatgtattccaacagaaacaaaaacatatgctaggctatcaaacagctcaaacagaacatatgttacaacaacataacaaatatgcctacatatagtcgatacaccggtaggctactttctacaggtttgcatttgaatacacatgtgcgcgtcttttagcaaatctgtgtgcaaagtctttaaccacgctctttacatctaaactgcacgcacgtttattctctatgctaaggatggccagacctgacagcctctcttgtgacatggagcttctgagatatgttttgatcagttttagcttggaaaattacctttcttacttaacggttacttttattattttgtacagaggcGTTGTCTTCtgaaaagggttgcagtgttgtacaacgtgaaatgaagtaaacaacgatgtggttgtggagataattaaggaaacgtgtccgataatgggcgcagggggtatagtgagagcataggtttaataaggttaatgtattttcaagcacaacacatagacagagcagtacagctgtcaaagtataacgttagctacgtggtaatgttagctatagcaaacagtacaatacctgtctcttctggcagatgagtgcatccttcaccagctggtcgaaaaagacttgtaatttgggaagtttggcatttaattcagaaatgttctgttttgaatgccgcttttgggcaccactttaaatgtgcgtttcatttttcctcaagagaaatttcctcgtagttctcccagaatacaccgcggcccaacaataacaccagtccgtgtagcaggaggccctagtggttgcctgttactaTTGCCTTTacaaactattatttaaaacttataaagccagtttaaaatacttttttttattgtgtagctttatatgagagagacaactttgagggatatcttaatgttattacgtaatgtaatattaccgaataaaccggttgccatgtctcagacagaatctgcccatgtccgtaacagctacacctgggccagacatggcaacagtgaaatgtgccaaaggtggctcacatttggccgcatcgagccggaacacagccgagtcagccgacacttagctgcaattacggccgagtgcgctggctagtgttggattaaaaaaaaaaattgccatgcgaggccccctgtcactgcgaggcccccccgcagtgcgggggctgcgggggtgatctctacgggcctgcttctatacacacacacaggcgcgcgTGGATCTCATTAATTCTCGCGGATTTTGACATTGACTTGCCTTCATACATACCAATTAATACAGCCTACAGGAGCCGTTTGGTGTCTTACCATATGGCACAACGCATGTGAACGAGCGTGGCCGTGGATGGAACGACCCGCTCTCCCACTGAGTCCCTGTCCTCCCTGGCCTCTGCAACACACGTCAGCACTGTAACCTTTTCATATTATGTTTATAATATTAGTTTGTTTGGATAATGTTTTAAACTAGAGTACTGGACAATCATCAcatattgcacctttttaagTGGGATTTTTGAAGAAATAGACAGAGCCACACTAACTAGAAAATTATCAAAGAAACAGCTTGGGTTGATACAATAACACTTTCAGACCATTTTACAGTTTAAAAGCTGTTGAGCACAAAGCCCACAGGACCTGCTGAAATGGATGTCAGTGGTCACCCTGACCACAACAAATAT from Cyclopterus lumpus isolate fCycLum1 chromosome 4, fCycLum1.pri, whole genome shotgun sequence includes the following:
- the LOC117729202 gene encoding LOW QUALITY PROTEIN: vitellogenin-2-like (The sequence of the model RefSeq protein was modified relative to this genomic sequence to represent the inferred CDS: inserted 2 bases in 2 codons; deleted 2 bases in 2 codons), whose product is MWVPLLALTLTLAACHQVNLAPEFANGQTYVYKYEATVMGGLPEMGLARAGVKIRCKVMISADSGNTFILKLVDPEILEFSGIWPKEDFVPATNLTTTLTAQLLTPIKFEYANGVVGKVFAPVGLSETVLNLQRAILNIFQLNIKTTLNVYDLQEPGVQGVCKTHYAMSEDAKDGRIMLTKSKDLNQCQEKIMKDIGMVHGERCVECEARGQSLKGAAAFNYIIKPAATGALILEASGTEIMQXSPFNILNGAAQMESKQSLTFLDIQKAPLDPVKGEYLHRGSVQYEFGSELLQTPIQLLKITNIKAQVVELLEHMVTHNVDVVHKHAPLKFIELLQLLRVAKCDILETLWTQYKNRVHFRRWILNIVPAIGTTTALRFLKEKFLSGELSLAESSKTLLASLHKLTVDLEAIKLVEASQHKFKRSKDSPILREIVMLGYGTLVAKYCVENPSCPAELVRPLHELAVQAASSNDIEKLIATLKVIGNAGHPSSLKPITKLLPLSGSATAVLPLRVQIEAVMALRNIAKREPKMIQTMAIQLFMDKTLNPELRMVAALVLFETKLPMGLVITLANAALNENNLQIASFVYSYMKSMTRNTTPYFASVAAACNVAMKLLSPKLDRLSYRFSRTLYLDSYHDAWMAGAAATAFYINDVATVLPRAIVLKARTYLAGTFADVVEVGVRTEGIQEAILKVQEGPDNADRLTKMKQVMKALSQWSAQPSSQPLASAYMKFFGQEVAFANIDKTLINHILQLASGPAIRTLGQEXLDAVLTGFKSHYSNPFLMAEVRRILPTTVGLPMELSFYTAAVVAASLELSASVTPPLSADTRVAQLLKSEISIKAAINPSVSMHTYAVMGVNTALIQASLMLRARVHATAPAKLEARIDIMKGNFKLQILPITGVTKIVSALVDTFAVARNVENLSNAKYTPIIPAALESQALRETITSKFSRMASSLSNSMSASSEIIPAGQSSNNSSELRRPSDLKKKICSESKAFGIKTCTELKSSNIAFIRNCTLYHMIGKHSIMIDVSPADGPAIENIQIELQVGEKAADKIIKVITMSEEERLDDKSVLMKLKKILVSGPRNTTSSSSSSSSSHSLSSGSSSSSSRSSSSKSSSSSSSSSSSHRNSKQVNANTSSSSSSSSSSSSSSSRSSQLTSSKSSNSSSSSSSSSSSSSRQQLSEMKFIKNHIKQNNRSKERSTSSRSRQSFEKIYNKTKYLSDTVAPAVTILIRALRVDRKVQGYQIAAYVNTTDARVQVIFANLEENDNWRICADGVILSDHKAMAKIAWGIECKEYDTEITAETGLVSKDPAIRLKLTWDRLPKSMMRIAKEISKYISRITKSLGVSLSKAKNIPRQIQLSVAAASDTTLNIVLKTPKRTMFKLGVSIPVSLPFGDTATELEPYRDNLADQISYMLTKANSAVCSMVKDKLTTFNNNELRVEVPQSCFQVLAQDCTEQLKFIVMLKRDEVKKQNQIHVEIENLVVELYPQNNAIIVRLNSLVIPYRNLPYLHPQGKISIQKLGDGIALFAPCYGLQEVYIDLKTLRVSVVDWMRGKICGLCGKADGEIRQEFQTPNTRLVDNAVSFAHSWVLPGTSCRDASECYMRLESVKLERQVIVYGQKSKCFSVEPVLRCLPGCVPVRTTAVNVGYHCLPADSNLNRRQLSSIFEKSIDLRETADAHLACRCTPQCA